Below is a window of Halogeometricum rufum DNA.
CGTCGCGGTTCACCCCTCCGACCTCCGTTCGGCCGTCGGTGCGCTGTCGGCACGGTCGCTCACGTTCCGGGCATCGCCATCGGAGGGCACGGGCCGACAGACGTGTCAGGTTTACAAATATATCCCGACCGGTCGCGGCGGCGACCCGGACCGGCGGTCACGATGTCACCGGCGGTCACGCGCCGATGGCTACGGCGACTCCGACCCGACCAGTTCCTCGTACTGCGCGCCCGTCTGCTTCAGCGTCGCCGTCGAGTAGAGGCGTTCGTGGTCGAACGGCAGGTGGTCGGCGGCGAGTTCGTCTATCTTCTCGTCGACGGCGTCGGCCTCGCGGCCGTGGATCATCGTGAAGAGGTTGTACGGCCAGTCCTGGTCGGGGCGGCGCGGCCGGTGGTAGCAGAGCGTGACGTACGGCAGGCGGCCGACGGCTTCGCCCCGTTCGTCCAACTCCTCGTCGGGCACGTCCCAGACGACCATGCAGTTGGCGTCGAAGCCGGTGACGACGTGGTTGACGATGCAGCCGATGCGCTTGATACAGCCGTCGTCGAGGAGTCGGTCGACGGCCGCGAGGACGTCGTCGACGTCCGCACCGATGGCGTCGGCCACGTCCCGGTACGGCGTCGCGGAGAGCGGGAACCCGTCCTGAATCTCCACGAGGAGGTTCGCCTCGAGGGGCGACAGGTCGCCCGTCGCCTCCTCGGAGATGCGCGTGGCGTTGACTTCGGTCTCGGCGAGACTCTCGCGGGCGAACCGGTCGTCGTTCATCACCGGGAACTCCAGGTCGATGTAGTAGTCGGTGAGCATCGGGAGGTTCAGCACCGCGAGCCCGGTTCGCTCCTCGATTTCGGTCAGAATCCGGTCGCGCACCTCGCGGGAGGCGGCGGTGACGACGAACCACATGTTCCACTCGTGGTCGCGGCGGTAGTTGTGGTTCACCTGCCGGTAGCCGTTTATCACCTCGGCCACCTCCTCGAAGCGGTCCGCGGGCGCCGAGACGGCGGCCAGCGTCGAACTGCCGACGACCGGCGGGTTCAACACGGCCCCGAACCGGCGGAAGATGCCCGCCTCGCGGAGGGCGCGGACGCGCGCGAGGGCGTCGTCCTCGCTGATGCCGAGTTCCGCGCCGAGGGCGCGGAACGGCCGTTCGACGACGGGGAATCCGCTCTGGTACTCGTCGATGAGCGTGGCGTCCACCTCGTCTAAGTCGGCCCGCCAGTCGTCGGAGAGTGCGCTCATTGCCGGCTATGAGGACTCGGTGAACGTACCTATTTCGGGTTCGGGCGACGATTCAGCTATCGCTAACGCACCACTTTTGACCCGCGACTCCCAACTCCGAATCATGGCACAAGCGCCGGAGAGCCCCGAGTTCGGGGAGTGGCCGTTGAAGCGACTCATGACCGAGGTGGTGGGGACGGGCACGAAGTCCGCCGAGGACATGACGCGCGAACAGGCGAGCGAGGCGATGCGACGCATCCTCGCGGGCGAACCCGACCACACGACGCTGGGGGCGTTCTGGCTGGCGAACCGGTGGAAGCACAACGTCGCCGAGGAACTCGCGGCCTACGCCGACGTGATGTGCGAACACGTCGAGTACGCCGAACCCGACGCCGACCCCGTCGACTGCGGGGCAAACTACGACGGGAAGGGCGAGACGGCGATACTGGGCGCCGCCGCGGGCATCGTCGCCGCCGGCGCGGGCACGCCCGTCGTCGTGCACTCGGGCGACCGGGTCCCGACGCAGAAGCAGGACGCCTACAAGCACGTCCTCGACGAACTCGGGATTCGCACCGAGTTGTCCCCCGAGGAGAGCGCAGACCAGGTGGACGAGACGGGCTTCGGCTTCTACTACCAGCCCGCGTTCAACCCGGCCATCGACGACCTGTGGGAGCGCCGCGACCAGATGGGCGTCCGCACGTTCGTCAACACCATCGAGACCATCGCCAACCCCGCGAACGCCGACGTCCACCTCGGGAGCTTCTACCACCTCGCGTTCGCGAAGAAGATCGTGGACACGTTCGAGCAGTCCGAGAAACTAAACCCGCGCCGCGTCGTCATGTTCCAGGGGATGGAGGGCTACGACGACATCCGCCCCGGCTACACGAAGGTGGGCGAGTCCACCGACGGCGAGTTCACCGACTTCGAGATAGAGACGGCCGAGTACGGGATGGACTTCGAGAACGAGGACCTCGAAGTCGACCCCGACGACGTGGCCGGCGACTCCGCGGCCATCACGGAGTCCGTGGTCGCCGGCGAGCGTGACGACCACTTCTACGACGCCGTCGCCCTCAACGCGGCGTTCCGCATCTACGCCCGCGAGGACGCCGAGACGCTGGCGGACGGACTGGAGATGGCCCGCGAGAGCATCGAATCGGGCGCCGCCGAGGCGGTCCTCGACGACCTGCGCGCGTTCTGACCTCCCTCTCCGCTTCCCGCGCGTTTTTTTGGATAGGCGGCGAGCGTCGGGTATGACCACCTTCGACGACCGCTCGCTGGTCGAGATTCGCCGTGACCTGCACCGCCACCCCGAGGAGGGCTGGAAGGAGTTCCGAACGACCGCGCTCGTCGCCGAGGAACTGGATCGACTCGGGTTCGACCTCGCTCTCGGCGCGGACGCGGTGAACGCCGAGGAACGACTCGGCGTGCCCTCCGACGACGAGATAGCCGCCGCGCGGGAACGCGCGCGGCGCGAGGGCGCACCCGAGGAGTATCTGGACTACATGGACGACGTGACGGGCCTCGTCGCGTCGAAGCGCTACGGCGACGGCCCGACCATCGGCGTCCGAGTCGACATGGACGCCCTCGCGCGGTCGGAGGCGACCGACGACGACCACCGGCCGGCGCGCGAGGGGTTCGGCAGCACCCACCCGACGGAGATGCACGCCTGCGGGCACGACGGGCACACGGCCATCGGCGTCGGCATCGCCCGCGCGTTCGACGCCGAGGGGTTCGACGGCACGCTGAAACTGTTCTTCCAGCCCGCGGAGGAGGGCGGCCGCGGCGGGAAGCCGATGAGCGAGACCGACCACCTCGACGACGTGGACGCCCTGTTGGCCCTCCACCTCGGACTGGACGAGGCGACGGGCACCATCGTCGGCGGCTACGACCGCCCGCTCTCGAACGCGAAGATAGACGTGACGTTCGACGGCGAACCGGCCCACGCCGGCGGCGCGCCGAACGAGGGGCGAAACGCCCTGCAGGCGATGAGCACCGCGATTCAGAACCTGTACGCCATCCCGCGGCACGCCGACGGGAAGACGCGAATCAACGTCGGGCAGGTCCACGCCGACAACGCGCAGAACGTCATCTGCGAGGAGGCGCGGATGCGCGTCGAAGTGCGCGGCGAGGACGCCGACCTGAACGACTACATGATGGCGAAGGCCGACCGCGTCGTCGAACACGCCGCGGGGATGCACGACGTCGACTTCGACACCAGTCTGTACGGCATGACGACCACGTTCGAGAACGACCAGTCCGTCGTCGAGACGGTGATGGACGCCGCTGAGACCGTCGAGGCCGTGGACCAGGTGTGCGGGCGGAGCCCGTTCGGCGGGAGCGAGGACGCCTCCTTCCTCGTCCGCCGCGTGCAGGAGAACGGCGGCGTCGCCTCCTACGTCGGCATCGGCGCGAGCAACCCCGCCGGCCACCACACGGCGTACTTCGACATCGAGGAGGAGTCCCTCGACATCGGCGTCGACGTGATAACGGAGTCGGTCCGGCGGTTGGCCGACGACCTGTAGTTCCGCCGACGGCGGACTACTTCTCGACGACTTCGAACGGGACGGCGTACCGCGTCCCGTCGTCCCCGCCGGCGACTCGCTTCAGGAACCAGTAGCGACCGGGACCGAGCGGGACGGGTCGCGGCGGCGACCCCTCGCCCAACTCGTCGTCCGTCGCGTCCGGAGTCGGTCGGAGCGTCCACGACGCCGCACCGCCCGGCGTCGCGACGAGCAAGTCGAGCGTCACGTCCTCGCGAGTGACCGCCGCGGTCCACGTCTCGCCGTCGAGGCGCCAGACCGACCACGCGTCGCCGCCGACGGTCACCCGTTCGTCGGTCAGGTTCGACAGCGTGAACGTGACCGTCTCGCCCACCGGGACGCGCGCGGGCGAGGCGGACAGCGAGAACGTCTCGTCGGACCGCCGCACGTCCGCGGCGGACGGGGCGGACGGCGGGTCGGCACGCGGGGCGGTCAGACACCCCGCGGCGGCGACTGCGGCGGCGAACGGGAGCGAACGGAGGAGGGCGCGGCGTCGCATACGGACCGATTCGAACCGGGGGACAAGTGCTTTCGGCTAGGGGACGAGCACCGACCGGAACCGCACGTCGCCGTTCAGCATCGCCTCGTACGCCGCCTCGGCCTCGTCGAGCGAGAACGTCTCGACGCGCGGCGTCACGTCGCGGAGGGCGCTGAACTCCAGGGTGTCCTCCGAATCCCGCGGCGTGCCCGAGGGCCACCCGCCGACGCTCTGTCGCTCCTGTACGAGGGGTTGGACGTTCACCGAGAGTTCGTCGCCGGGGACGGCGATGGTGAGTAGCGTGCCGTCGACGCCCAGACCGCCCGCGATGGACTCCATCGCGTCGGTGCTCGGCGCGGTGCCGAGAATCACCTTCGCGCCGCCCATCGAGCGCAGTTCCTCGGCGGGGTCCACCGCGCTGGCGTCGAGGAAGTGGTCGGCGCCGAGTTCGTAGGCGAGGTCCTCCTTGTCCGGCGACGTGGAGACGGCCACCGTCTCGAACCCGGCGGCGCGGGCGTACTGGATACCGAGGTGGCCGAGGCCGCCGACCCCCTGCACCGCGACGAGGTCACCGGGGCGGGCGTCGGCGTTCCGAAGCGAGTTGAACGTCGTGATACCGGCACAGAGCAGGGGGGCGGCGTCGACGGCGTCCAGTTCCTCGGGGATGCGCGCGAGTGCCTCGTGCGGCGCGGTCATGTACTCGGCGTAGCCGCCGTCGTAGGAGATACCCGTCACCGCGCCGTGCTCGCAGGTGATGAAGTCGCCGCGCCGGCAGGCGTCGCAGGTGAAGCAGTGGCCGCCGTGCCAGCCGACACCGACGCGGTCACCTTCCGTCCACTCGGTCACGTCGTCGCCGACGGCGTCGACACGGCCGGCGACTTCGTGGCCGGGGACCCGCGGGTAGTCGATGCCGGGCCACTGGCCCTCCTTCACGAACGCGTCGCTGTGACAGATGCCGCACGCCTCCACCACCACGCGGACCTCGCCGGGGTCCGGGTCGGGCACGTCTCGGTCGACGACTTCGAACGGCTCGCCGGGTTCGGTGACTTGGACTGCTTTCATCGGGTCGTCGTTGGGGGACGGCGACCGTCAGTGGTTTGGGTGGTTCGCTTACCCGTCGCCGAGTGTGACCGTTCCGAGCGGAAGAACTGCGGGCGACGCCGACTGCGCGGCGTCCGGTACGGCGCTACTCGTCGGCCGGCATCGCCACGCCGACGAGCGTCTCGCCCGCGGTGACCGTCGCCTCGCGGCAGACGGAGTAGACGACGCCCGACCGGTCGGCCGTCGCCTCCTGCAACACCTCGTACGTCGTCGGGTCGTAGACGCGCCCGAGGTGGTCGCCCGCGTCCACCTCGCGGCCGAGTTCGGCCTCCGGTCCGGGGTGGAACAGCCCCGACTCGGCCGCTCTGACGCGCCCGAGGTGGTTCCGGGCCGTCGTCTGGTCGGCCGGTATCTCGGGGTCGCCCGGCAGCATCCCCAGTTCCCGGAGGACGTTGAACACGCCGCGGACGCCCGTCTCGATGGCGGGTTCGACCAACTGCTTGTTGTGCGCGAGTTCGGGCGTGATGGAGGGGATGCCCGCCCGGGTGGCGGCGACGCGGAGTTTGCCGCCGAAGTTGCGCTCGGACCACTCGGTGTCGGCGTCGTCGCCGGCGGCCTCCGCGAGCAACATGTCGGTCCCGAACGCCTCCGCGAGGCGGCGGCTCTCGTCGTCGCCGTCGAGGTAGACGGTGTGCGTCAGCATCTCGAGGCTGCCGGTGTGCAGGTCCACGATGTAGTCGGCGTCGCCCGCGTACTCCCAGAGGGCGGCCGCCATCCGTTCGTGCAGCGACCCCTCCTCGTCGCCCGGCCAGACGCGGTTCATGTTCGAGTTGACCGAGTCGAGCGCTTCGGGCGTCGTGTAGGAGACGCGGTCGAACGTCAGTGGGTCGGCGACGGGCACGGCGACCAGCGTCCCCGATAGGTCGTCGGCGTCGAGTCGTTCGTGGACGCGGCGGAGCGTCTCCGTCCCGTTTATCTCGCGGCCGTGCTGAGCGGCCTGAACGTACACGGTCGGGCCGTCTCCGTCGTCGGCGTGCGTCTGACTGCCGGCCGTATCTCGCTCGGCGGCGTCGCCGTACGTGTGGACCGTCGTCTCGACTTCGACGCCCGACGGGAGGCGGGCGAGCGTGAGCGTCTCTGCGGTGTGCATACCCCTCGTTTCGGAACGACGCGGTTAGTAGCTACGGACGGGGGAAAGCGACGCCGCGGCCGCCGGTCACCGCTGGCTGTCGCGCAGGACGAACGGGCCGATAGAGAGCGTGCGCTTGGCCACGGTGGCGATGCGGAGCACGTACGACAGCAAGAGCAGGAACGGCAGGAGCGAGACGGTGAGCGCGAGCATCGTCACCCAGACGACGTTGTTCACGCCGGCTATCGACCCCGTGAACGTCGCGGCGTCGACGAACGCCAGCATCGACAGCGACACCAAGAGCGCGGGGACGGCGGCGTAGGCGACGAGTTGGGAGAGGCTGGTGAGCGCCCACTGGAAGTAGAGCGTCTTGATGTGTTCGCGGGCCGGCCCGAACATCACCAGCGCGTCCCGCAGGTCGTTCAGCGCCGCGCTCGTCGGGTCGTCGATGGCGTCGGCGTGACGGGCCAGAAGTCGGTCCACCTCGAACACCTTGCGTCCGTAGTTGAAGTCCAGCGCCGCCGAGAGGAGGTCGTACGTCCCGAACTGCGCGCCGTGGAGTCTGTCGAGGACGACGTCCGCGTTCTCCGAGAGGCTGTCGCAGAAGCTCGACAGTTCCTCGCTGGCGTCCTCGTCGTCTATCTTCGCGGTGGCGTCCGCGACGTTCGCCGCCTCCACCTGCGCGGCGGCGACGAGCGACGACAGGAGCGCCGAGGGGTCCGCGGGGGCGGCGTCGAGGCCGGTGAGTTCGCGGATGTACTCGCGGGTGTCCATCGCGCCGCTCATCCGCGCGCGCTGGTCGTCGAACGGCCCCAACTCCTGCGAGATGACCACCTGCGTGATGGTGACGACGAGGGTGACGCCGGTGATGGTGGCGCTGGCCATCGTCGAGAACATCGTGTCCAGCACGTCGCCGCTCGCTACGGTGGACAGGAACGGCGGGTCCAGCGCGATGCCCGTGACGACGAGGAGGACGAAGAACGTCCCGGCGAGGACGCCCGTCGCCACGAGGCGGTTCGCGTCGAGCAGAATCCACAGCTTCAGCCGCGACTCCCCGGCGCGTTCGCGCATCGTGTTCGCCGTCGCGACGGCGGCGTCGTCGTCCGCGCTCGGGTCGTACGTGCGGTCGATTATCTCGCGTCCGTCCTCCGCGTCAGCCATGACTCTCCGTGTCGGCAACCGACTTCGGGCGCTTGAGGACGAGGTACTTCGTGCCGCCGTCGGTGTAGTCGACGCCGCAGACGAGTTCCCACCCCTCCTCGCCGAGTTCGTTCAGCGCCGCCTGCGGGTCTTCGGCCTCCGCCCGGGCCGACCCCCGCGGCGGACGGAGCGTCCGATACTCCCACCGCGTCGTCTCACCTGTCATGGGCGACTCTCCGGTAGGCGGCGATATGTGAGTACCGGCCGCCGAGCAGGGCGACTCACCAACGTTTTCACCCCGCACCCCCTCGGAAGGGTATGAGCAACCCGACTGCGACGCTGCACACCAACCGGGGCGACATCGTCGTCGAACTGTTCGAAGAGCGCGCGCCGCGAACGGTCGAGAACTTCGTCGGCCTCGCGACGGGCGAGAAGGCGTGGACGGACCCCGAGACGGGCGAGAAGCGTACCGACTCGCTGTACGAGGGGACCATCTTCCACCGCGTCATCGAGGACTTCATGATTCAGGGCGGTGACCCCGAGGGGACCGGCCGCGGCGGTCCCGGCTACCAGTTCGACGACGAGTTCCACGACGAACTCCGCCACGACAGCGCGGGCAAACTGTCGATGGCCAACAGCGGTCCGAACACGAACGGCTCGCAGTTCTTCATCACGCTCGACGCCCAACCCCACCTCGACGGCCGCCACGCCGTCTTCGGCGAAGTCGTCGAGGGGATGGACGTGGTCGAGGAGATCGGCTCGCTCCCCACGGACCGCAACGACAAGCCGATGAAGGACGTCGTCATCGAGTCCGTCGACGTCGACCAGTAAGTCGCCGGCGACAGCGAGGCGAGACACGCATTTTCCGACGGGTCGACCGACAGCGCAAAGTTCGCGCCGCCGCTATCCTCCGGCGATGAGCGATTCCGAGTCGTCGGACGAACCACTTCGTCCGAGCGAGGTGGGCGACGAGGCGAACGCGCCGCCCGTAGACGAGAAGCCGTACAAGATAATCTTCGAGGCGAACAAGTGCTTCGGCGCGGGCAAGTGCGCGGAAGTGGCGGACAACTGGGAGATGGACATCACGTCGGGGCTGGCGCGGCCGAAGTCCTACTACTTCGGCGAGGACGAACTGGCGGAGAACGTCCGCGCCGCCGAGGTGTGTCCGGCCAAGAAGGGACGGGGCGTCATCCACGTCATCGACCGACGCGCCGACGAGGAGCTAGCGCCCGACCCGAACGGGGACGGGACGCTCAGCGTCGACTGGTAGCGCGCCCGTCGCGAGCGTCGGCGTCGTCGGTCGGTCGACGGCGACGAACCGAAAAAGTGCGGTCACCGAACCGTCGCGGTGCCCTTATTCGTCGATGGAGACGGTCCCCAGCGGACCGGCCATACGGGGGTTGACGCTGGAGATGGTGTGCGCGCGGAACCCCTTCACGGAGTCGCGCACGCCGAAGCTGTTCTTGAGGTTGTACGCGGGCAGGTGCGGGCGGTCTTCGAGGATGGTGGTGATGGCGTCGGTGTAGAGCTGTTTGCGCTCCTCCTGGTCGGGCGACTCCCGGGCCTGCTTCAGTTGCGACATCACCTCGTCGTTGCTGTAGTAGCAGCCGTTCGTCTCGCCCTCCGTCTCCTCGTGGAACATGTACCAGAGGTAGCCGTCGGGGTCCACCTCGTCCACCCAGCCGAGGGTGTACATGTTGTAGTCGTTCTCGTTGCCGGTCGAGTACTTGTCGAGGAACGCGCCCCAGTCGAGACGCTGGACCGTCGCGTTCGAGTAGCCCAGCGACTGCAGGGCGTTCGAGACGGTGATACCGATCTGTTCGCGCTTGTCGTCCGGCGGGACGATTATCTTCCAGCTGTAGTCCTTGGGGACGCCCGCCTCTTCGAGCAACTGCCGCGCCTTCTCGGCGTCCTTCTCGTGCGGAATCTGCGACCACTCCTCGCCGGGGAAGCCCCACGAGTCGATGAGCGACTGCGGGAGCGGACTCGTCATCCGCTGGCCGGCGGGTTCGACGTAGTTCGACACCGCCTGGTCCATCGAGATGGCGTAGTCGATGGCCTCTCGGACCTTCTTGTCCGTCGTCGGTCCCTCGTTGCAGTTGAACGAGAGGTAGTAGTAGCCGAGTCCGGGCTGTTCTTGGATGTTCGCCCCGGAGATGCCCTCGACCGTCGAGTAGAGCTTCGGCGGCACCGTCTGGACGACGTGGTTCTCCTCGTTGCGGAGCGTCGTCACGCGCGTCGTCGGTTCGGTGATGGGCGTGAACTCCAGCGTCTGCACCTCGGGCATCGGTTCGCCCCAGTAGTCCTCGTGGCGTTCGAGGCGGACGTAGTCGCCCTCCTGCCAGTCGGCGAACTCGAACGGCCCGCTGCCGAGGGGGTCCGAGGTGTTGAACGCCTGTTTGTTCTCCTCGCGGTACGCCTTCGGGACGGGCGTCCACGCGAGTTTGTGTCGGAACGGCCCGAACGGGTACTTCAGGTCGAACTGGACCGTCCGCTCGTCCACGACGGTGATGGAGTCTATCATCGTGAACTCGGACCCGTTCTCCGTCTCCTCGCGCATCGGGGCGAGGAAGGAGTACTTCACGTCCTCGGCGGTGATTGGGTCGCCGTTGTGGAACGTGGCGCCGTCCTTCAGCGAGACGACGTACCGCGTCCCCTCCTTGCTCACTTCCGGTTCGCCGTCGGCGATTTCGGGCGTCAGCGAGGTGCCCTCCTCGTAGGTGTACAGCGAGTCGAAGATGCGCTCGACGACCTGCAGCGACGGGATGTCGTTGGCCTTCAGCGGGTCGAAGTCCAGCGGCGACTTCGTCTGGGCGAAGTAGAACGTCCCGCCCCCCGACTCGGCCGTCTCCGTGGCCGACTCCGTCTCGGTCCCAGTCGCGGCCGACCCCTCGGTGGTCGCCGCGTCGGTCGCTTCGTCCCCGCCACCGCCCGAACAGCCGGCGAGTCCCGTTACCCCGGCGGCACCGAGAGCTTGCAGGACACGACGTCTGGACGGACTGTTGTCTTCTCCGTTCATTTTCGTCCAACGTACCCAACACAGCCCCTAATGAGTGGCGGTTGGTCACATAACTCTCCGGCATCTACGATGCGCGTCCAGACACCGGCCGGCGGCGAAGCGAAACCATCATTGGAGACAGTGAATAATCGGGAGACGCGCGGGGGTGGCTGAGCCAGGCCAAAGGCGGCGGACTTAAGATCCGCTCTCGTAGGAGTTCATGGGTTCGAATCCCATCCCCCGCACTCTCCTGCGCGAACGAAGTGAGCGCGGAGCGGCGTCGGTGGGACTCGAATCAGGGAGTGACGCGAGCGATAGCGACCGAGACGACCCGTCGTCCGACTCCCGTCTCCCGTACACTCTCTCCGACCGACGTACCCGGTTCAGATTTCCGCTACCCGCGCGGTTCGACGCCGACAGTCGCGCGTTCGTCGCCGCCGCGCCAGTGCATGACGAAGTCGAACGACAGGTCCTCGTCCGGCGCCGGCACCGTCGGCGTGTACGAGTGCGTCCACGTCGCCGACTCGCCGGCCGCCGCGTCGATGGAGACGGCTTCGACGGGCGCGTACGCTATCTCCGGGCCGGTGCGGTTGAGGCCGGCGACGAACGTGCCGTCGGCGTCGCCGACGTTCTCGACGGTCAGCGTCAGCGTCGCTTCGGACCCGGTGGTGACGGACGCGGGTGCGGCGAACTCACGCACCGCGAACGTCGTCGGCGGGCGGCGCAGTCGCCGCAGGGCGTCCTCGGGGAGCGACCGTTCGCCGTCCGGCCAGCGGAGGGCGACGGAGTCGGCGGCCAGCGGGTTCGGGACTCGAAAGAGGAGGAAGCCGCCCGTCTCGGGTTCGTAGGGGTCGCCGTGTCCCCAGAGCATCCCGTAGGCGGTCACCTGACGGGCCGCCGTCGGCGCGTACGTCGTCTCCTCGGTCGCGAGTTCGAACGCCGCGCGGTCGAACGGGAGGCGGCCGCGGGAGCCGACGCCGGCGACGACGAACTGGTCGTCTCGGTCGCCGTCGGTGCCGATGGAGTCCGGCGAGTTCAGGGCGACGAGCGAGGGCGTGACGGTCACCTCACGGATTCGCACGTCGGCCGTCGGTCCGGTCGCCGTCGGTGCCGTTGTCGCCGGTGTCGTCGCCGTCCGACGACTCGTCTCGGTGGCCGACTCGGGTGACGCCGCGTCCCCTGCGGGCGGTCCGGCGACGCACCCGGCGAGGAACGGGAGGGAACCCCCGGCGAGGCGGAGCACGTCTCGTCTGGAGGGCATGCGGTCGATTGCTCGTCAGTCTCGGCATAAGCTTTCGGCCGCCGACGCGGTTATCTCGCTCAGCGTCCAAGGTTCCGGGATGACGACGCGACGTTCCTCACCGCACCGTTACTCCGACGGGCAGGGTTTCGGCGACCCGTACGAGAGGTTCGACCTCGGGCCGGACCGTCTGGACCCCGCCTTCGAGGGGCCGATAGCCGACGTGGACCCGGCGGACGACTACGTCCTCGCGGACGTGGTCGAGGAGGGGGCGGTTCGACCCGCGGACGTGGAGGTATCAGCGCTGATAGACGTGGGGGTGGAGTACGTCGCCATCGAACAGTACGAACAGGCCATCGACTCGTTCGCGCGGGCGGCCCACTACGCCCCCGAGGACTCCGCGGC
It encodes the following:
- a CDS encoding alcohol dehydrogenase; this translates as MKAVQVTEPGEPFEVVDRDVPDPDPGEVRVVVEACGICHSDAFVKEGQWPGIDYPRVPGHEVAGRVDAVGDDVTEWTEGDRVGVGWHGGHCFTCDACRRGDFITCEHGAVTGISYDGGYAEYMTAPHEALARIPEELDAVDAAPLLCAGITTFNSLRNADARPGDLVAVQGVGGLGHLGIQYARAAGFETVAVSTSPDKEDLAYELGADHFLDASAVDPAEELRSMGGAKVILGTAPSTDAMESIAGGLGVDGTLLTIAVPGDELSVNVQPLVQERQSVGGWPSGTPRDSEDTLEFSALRDVTPRVETFSLDEAEAAYEAMLNGDVRFRSVLVP
- a CDS encoding peptidylprolyl isomerase, giving the protein MSNPTATLHTNRGDIVVELFEERAPRTVENFVGLATGEKAWTDPETGEKRTDSLYEGTIFHRVIEDFMIQGGDPEGTGRGGPGYQFDDEFHDELRHDSAGKLSMANSGPNTNGSQFFITLDAQPHLDGRHAVFGEVVEGMDVVEEIGSLPTDRNDKPMKDVVIESVDVDQ
- the ahbB gene encoding siroheme decarboxylase subunit beta — translated: MSALSDDWRADLDEVDATLIDEYQSGFPVVERPFRALGAELGISEDDALARVRALREAGIFRRFGAVLNPPVVGSSTLAAVSAPADRFEEVAEVINGYRQVNHNYRRDHEWNMWFVVTAASREVRDRILTEIEERTGLAVLNLPMLTDYYIDLEFPVMNDDRFARESLAETEVNATRISEEATGDLSPLEANLLVEIQDGFPLSATPYRDVADAIGADVDDVLAAVDRLLDDGCIKRIGCIVNHVVTGFDANCMVVWDVPDEELDERGEAVGRLPYVTLCYHRPRRPDQDWPYNLFTMIHGREADAVDEKIDELAADHLPFDHERLYSTATLKQTGAQYEELVGSESP
- a CDS encoding succinylglutamate desuccinylase/aspartoacylase family protein translates to MHTAETLTLARLPSGVEVETTVHTYGDAAERDTAGSQTHADDGDGPTVYVQAAQHGREINGTETLRRVHERLDADDLSGTLVAVPVADPLTFDRVSYTTPEALDSVNSNMNRVWPGDEEGSLHERMAAALWEYAGDADYIVDLHTGSLEMLTHTVYLDGDDESRRLAEAFGTDMLLAEAAGDDADTEWSERNFGGKLRVAATRAGIPSITPELAHNKQLVEPAIETGVRGVFNVLRELGMLPGDPEIPADQTTARNHLGRVRAAESGLFHPGPEAELGREVDAGDHLGRVYDPTTYEVLQEATADRSGVVYSVCREATVTAGETLVGVAMPADE
- a CDS encoding DUF4177 domain-containing protein codes for the protein MTGETTRWEYRTLRPPRGSARAEAEDPQAALNELGEEGWELVCGVDYTDGGTKYLVLKRPKSVADTESHG
- a CDS encoding ABC transporter substrate-binding protein; translation: MNGEDNSPSRRRVLQALGAAGVTGLAGCSGGGGDEATDAATTEGSAATGTETESATETAESGGGTFYFAQTKSPLDFDPLKANDIPSLQVVERIFDSLYTYEEGTSLTPEIADGEPEVSKEGTRYVVSLKDGATFHNGDPITAEDVKYSFLAPMREETENGSEFTMIDSITVVDERTVQFDLKYPFGPFRHKLAWTPVPKAYREENKQAFNTSDPLGSGPFEFADWQEGDYVRLERHEDYWGEPMPEVQTLEFTPITEPTTRVTTLRNEENHVVQTVPPKLYSTVEGISGANIQEQPGLGYYYLSFNCNEGPTTDKKVREAIDYAISMDQAVSNYVEPAGQRMTSPLPQSLIDSWGFPGEEWSQIPHEKDAEKARQLLEEAGVPKDYSWKIIVPPDDKREQIGITVSNALQSLGYSNATVQRLDWGAFLDKYSTGNENDYNMYTLGWVDEVDPDGYLWYMFHEETEGETNGCYYSNDEVMSQLKQARESPDQEERKQLYTDAITTILEDRPHLPAYNLKNSFGVRDSVKGFRAHTISSVNPRMAGPLGTVSIDE
- a CDS encoding amidohydrolase; its protein translation is MTTFDDRSLVEIRRDLHRHPEEGWKEFRTTALVAEELDRLGFDLALGADAVNAEERLGVPSDDEIAAARERARREGAPEEYLDYMDDVTGLVASKRYGDGPTIGVRVDMDALARSEATDDDHRPAREGFGSTHPTEMHACGHDGHTAIGVGIARAFDAEGFDGTLKLFFQPAEEGGRGGKPMSETDHLDDVDALLALHLGLDEATGTIVGGYDRPLSNAKIDVTFDGEPAHAGGAPNEGRNALQAMSTAIQNLYAIPRHADGKTRINVGQVHADNAQNVICEEARMRVEVRGEDADLNDYMMAKADRVVEHAAGMHDVDFDTSLYGMTTTFENDQSVVETVMDAAETVEAVDQVCGRSPFGGSEDASFLVRRVQENGGVASYVGIGASNPAGHHTAYFDIEEESLDIGVDVITESVRRLADDL
- a CDS encoding anthranilate phosphoribosyltransferase, whose protein sequence is MAQAPESPEFGEWPLKRLMTEVVGTGTKSAEDMTREQASEAMRRILAGEPDHTTLGAFWLANRWKHNVAEELAAYADVMCEHVEYAEPDADPVDCGANYDGKGETAILGAAAGIVAAGAGTPVVVHSGDRVPTQKQDAYKHVLDELGIRTELSPEESADQVDETGFGFYYQPAFNPAIDDLWERRDQMGVRTFVNTIETIANPANADVHLGSFYHLAFAKKIVDTFEQSEKLNPRRVVMFQGMEGYDDIRPGYTKVGESTDGEFTDFEIETAEYGMDFENEDLEVDPDDVAGDSAAITESVVAGERDDHFYDAVALNAAFRIYAREDAETLADGLEMARESIESGAAEAVLDDLRAF
- a CDS encoding ferredoxin, giving the protein MSDSESSDEPLRPSEVGDEANAPPVDEKPYKIIFEANKCFGAGKCAEVADNWEMDITSGLARPKSYYFGEDELAENVRAAEVCPAKKGRGVIHVIDRRADEELAPDPNGDGTLSVDW